Proteins encoded by one window of Phenylobacterium soli:
- a CDS encoding NupC/NupG family nucleoside CNT transporter: MFGPENAQSLLGLLLVIGLCWALSENRGRFPWKLALGAIALQAVLVAALFGLPALRVALSGAGQAVDGLASSTQAGVSFVFGFLAGGPDQPYALTNPGSMFVFAFRVLPVILVVCALAALLWHWRILKWVTQAFGVLFEKTMGLRGAPALATAATIFMGQVEGPIFIRSYLTTLSRSELFMLISVGMACVSGSTMVAYATILKGVLPNAAAHVLTASIISAPAGVLLARILVPRDPETEKPQALEPESDKVYDSTVDALIRGTSDGLTIVLNVGATLIVFVALVAMLNGILGLLPSVAGAPLSVERGLGVLFAPLAWTLGIPWHDAPTAGSLLGVKLVLTEFTAFIKLGAIPVDQMAERSRVIMTYALCGFANVASVGINLAGYSVLVPERRNEVVGMVWKAMMAGFLATCLTASVVGAMPPALFGG, translated from the coding sequence ATGTTCGGTCCTGAGAACGCCCAGAGCCTGCTGGGCCTGTTGCTGGTCATCGGCCTGTGCTGGGCGCTGTCGGAGAACCGGGGCCGTTTCCCCTGGAAGCTGGCGCTGGGCGCGATCGCCCTGCAGGCGGTGCTGGTGGCGGCGCTGTTCGGCCTGCCGGCCCTGCGAGTGGCGCTGTCCGGCGCAGGCCAGGCGGTGGACGGGCTGGCCTCGAGCACCCAGGCCGGCGTCAGCTTCGTGTTCGGCTTCCTGGCCGGCGGCCCCGACCAGCCCTACGCCCTCACCAACCCGGGCTCGATGTTCGTCTTCGCCTTCCGCGTGCTGCCGGTGATCCTGGTGGTCTGCGCCCTGGCCGCGCTGCTCTGGCACTGGCGGATCCTGAAGTGGGTGACCCAGGCGTTCGGGGTCTTGTTCGAGAAGACCATGGGCCTGCGCGGCGCGCCGGCGCTGGCCACCGCGGCGACCATCTTCATGGGCCAGGTGGAGGGGCCGATCTTCATCCGCAGCTATCTGACGACCCTGTCCCGCTCGGAGCTCTTCATGCTGATCTCGGTCGGCATGGCCTGCGTGTCGGGTTCGACCATGGTGGCCTATGCGACGATCCTGAAAGGCGTGCTGCCGAACGCGGCGGCCCATGTGCTGACCGCCTCCATCATCTCGGCGCCGGCCGGGGTGCTGCTCGCCCGCATCCTGGTGCCGCGCGACCCCGAGACCGAGAAGCCCCAGGCCCTCGAGCCGGAGAGCGACAAGGTCTACGACTCCACCGTCGACGCCCTGATCCGCGGCACCTCCGACGGCCTGACGATCGTGCTGAACGTCGGCGCGACCCTGATCGTCTTCGTCGCGCTGGTGGCCATGCTGAACGGCATCCTCGGCCTCCTCCCGTCGGTGGCCGGCGCGCCGCTGTCGGTCGAGAGGGGGCTCGGCGTGCTGTTCGCGCCGCTCGCCTGGACGCTGGGCATTCCCTGGCACGACGCCCCGACGGCGGGCTCGCTGCTGGGCGTGAAGCTGGTGCTCACCGAGTTCACGGCCTTCATCAAGCTGGGCGCGATCCCGGTCGACCAGATGGCCGAGCGCAGCCGGGTGATCATGACCTACGCCCTTTGCGGCTTCGCCAACGTCGCCTCGGTGGGCATCAACCTCGCCGGCTATTCGGTGCTGGTGCCCGAGCGGCGCAACGAGGTGGTCGGCATGGTCTGGAAGGCGATGATGGCCGGCTTCCTCGCCACCTGCCTGACGGCCTCGGTGGTCGGCGCCATGCCGCCGGCCCTGTTCGGCGGCTGA
- a CDS encoding glutathione S-transferase family protein, with amino-acid sequence MKLYDTPLAPNPRRVRWFMAEKGITDIEIVSLNLIKGEHKTPDYLERAGLPNVPALELDDGTTITESIAICRYLESKYPEPNLFGRTPEETAVIEMWMRRAEMMVATPLMMGVRHTHPALAALEQQNPVIGDYNKEAGLRALKLLDRRLGESEWLAGERITIADIVAFIGLDFGRLIKLAPPPELKNVCRWADVMRARPAAAAGMPAQAPA; translated from the coding sequence ATGAAGCTCTACGACACGCCGCTCGCCCCCAATCCGCGCCGGGTGCGCTGGTTCATGGCCGAGAAGGGCATCACCGACATCGAGATCGTCTCGCTCAACCTGATCAAGGGCGAGCACAAGACGCCGGACTACCTGGAGCGGGCCGGCCTGCCCAACGTGCCGGCGCTGGAACTGGACGACGGGACGACGATCACCGAGTCCATCGCCATCTGCCGCTACCTCGAGAGCAAGTATCCGGAGCCGAACCTGTTCGGCCGCACGCCGGAGGAGACGGCGGTGATCGAGATGTGGATGCGCCGGGCCGAGATGATGGTCGCGACCCCGCTGATGATGGGCGTGCGCCACACCCATCCGGCGCTCGCCGCCCTCGAGCAGCAGAATCCGGTCATCGGCGACTACAACAAGGAGGCGGGCCTTAGGGCCCTCAAGCTGCTCGACCGCCGGCTCGGCGAGAGCGAGTGGCTGGCCGGCGAGCGCATCACCATCGCCGACATCGTCGCCTTCATCGGCCTCGACTTCGGCCGGTTGATCAAGCTGGCGCCGCCGCCCGAGCTGAAGAACGTCTGCCGCTGGGCCGACGTCATGCGCGCCCGCCCGGCCGCCGCCGCCGGCATGCCCGCCCAGGCGCCCGCCTGA
- a CDS encoding MsnO8 family LLM class oxidoreductase, which produces MVSLSVLDLSPVSPNGTQAQAVRDTLEVARAAERLGYERFWVAEHHNIQGLGSPNPEILIAALTQATSRIRLGSGGVMLVNYSPLKVAETFMELEALAPGRIDLGLGRALGADMRTGGALRSVGSEAFPQYLSLLSTWLLDAAGKAPIGDAHPLHDIHANPSGPSHPDLFMLCSSAESAAFAGQAGLGMVFAEFIARADADAAIESYRKAFEPSEFRQTPWAGAALIAFAAETADEAWRLDAPRRAGSVAMMEGRRQRFPDLAEAEAYLAERKGTPLLQMVEARTIAADAATVRARLEAKARSTGADELFVMATGPTLADRIRSLELIKPS; this is translated from the coding sequence ATGGTCTCCCTTTCCGTCCTCGACCTCTCCCCCGTCTCGCCTAACGGCACCCAGGCCCAGGCCGTGCGCGACACCCTCGAGGTGGCCCGGGCCGCCGAGCGGCTCGGCTACGAGCGCTTCTGGGTGGCCGAGCATCACAACATCCAGGGCCTGGGCTCGCCCAATCCCGAGATCCTGATCGCCGCCCTCACCCAGGCGACGAGCCGCATCCGCCTCGGCTCGGGCGGGGTGATGCTGGTCAACTATTCGCCGCTGAAGGTGGCCGAGACCTTCATGGAGCTGGAGGCCCTGGCGCCGGGCCGCATCGACCTCGGCCTCGGCCGCGCGCTGGGCGCCGACATGCGCACCGGCGGCGCCCTGCGCTCGGTCGGGTCGGAGGCGTTCCCGCAGTACCTATCGCTGCTCTCCACCTGGCTCCTGGACGCGGCCGGCAAGGCGCCGATCGGCGACGCCCATCCGCTGCACGACATCCACGCCAACCCGTCCGGCCCCTCGCACCCGGACCTTTTCATGCTCTGCTCCTCGGCCGAGAGCGCGGCCTTCGCCGGCCAGGCGGGGCTGGGCATGGTGTTCGCCGAGTTCATCGCCCGCGCCGACGCCGACGCGGCTATCGAGTCCTATCGCAAGGCCTTCGAACCCTCTGAGTTTCGCCAGACGCCCTGGGCCGGCGCCGCCCTGATCGCCTTCGCCGCCGAGACCGCGGACGAGGCCTGGCGGCTGGACGCGCCGCGGCGGGCGGGCAGCGTCGCCATGATGGAGGGCCGCCGTCAGCGCTTCCCCGACTTGGCCGAAGCCGAGGCCTACCTCGCCGAGCGCAAGGGAACCCCGCTCCTGCAGATGGTCGAGGCGCGCACCATCGCCGCCGACGCCGCCACCGTCCGCGCCCGGCTCGAGGCCAAGGCGCGGTCGACCGGCGCGGACGAGCTGTTCGTCATGGCCACCGGCCCGACCCTCGCCGACCGCATCCGGTCGCTGGAGCTGATCAAGCCGTCCTAG
- a CDS encoding GFA family protein, translated as MIEASCHCGAVRLTAKAPPAEVTECNCSICSRLGARWAYYSPAEVELPRAGATQPYVWGDRMLAFHRCRACGIVTHWQSLDGAQKRMAINARAMPGLDWNGIRVRHFDGAKTWEYLD; from the coding sequence ATGATCGAAGCCAGCTGCCACTGCGGCGCCGTCCGGCTGACCGCCAAGGCTCCGCCCGCCGAGGTGACCGAGTGCAACTGCTCGATCTGCAGCCGCCTCGGCGCCCGCTGGGCCTACTACTCCCCGGCCGAGGTCGAGTTGCCCCGCGCGGGCGCCACTCAGCCCTATGTGTGGGGCGACCGCATGCTGGCCTTCCACCGCTGCCGCGCCTGCGGGATCGTCACCCACTGGCAAAGCCTCGACGGCGCCCAGAAGCGCATGGCGATCAACGCACGCGCCATGCCCGGGCTCGACTGGAACGGTATCCGGGTGCGCCATTTCGACGGCGCCAAGACCTGGGAGTATCTGGACTAG
- a CDS encoding class I SAM-dependent methyltransferase, giving the protein MTHVDTAFTGSIPELYDRYLARMFFQPYADAIAARLQGFAGELLEVAAGTGVVTRTLDRALPRDARITATDLNEPMLRHAQAQGASERVSFRQANGQDLPFADGRFDAVVCQFGMMFFPDRMGGYREARRVLRPGGTYLATIWDDLTGNAITRVAQEALAQTFADNPPMFMARTPHGHGDVAVIRREVEAAGFAAPTIETLDLVGYAESAEAAATGICQGTPLRGELEARGGAEALERATEAVAVRLRERFGTGPIDGALRAHLITARR; this is encoded by the coding sequence ATGACGCACGTCGACACCGCTTTCACCGGCTCCATCCCGGAGCTCTACGACCGCTATCTGGCGCGGATGTTCTTCCAGCCCTACGCGGACGCCATCGCCGCGCGGCTGCAGGGCTTCGCCGGCGAGCTCCTCGAGGTGGCGGCCGGCACCGGCGTGGTCACCCGCACGCTCGACCGCGCCCTGCCGCGGGACGCAAGGATCACCGCCACCGACCTTAACGAGCCGATGCTGCGCCACGCACAGGCCCAGGGTGCGTCGGAGCGGGTGTCCTTCCGCCAGGCCAACGGCCAGGACCTGCCCTTCGCGGACGGGCGCTTCGATGCGGTGGTCTGCCAGTTCGGCATGATGTTCTTCCCCGACCGCATGGGAGGCTACCGGGAGGCGCGGCGGGTGCTGCGGCCGGGCGGGACCTACCTGGCGACGATCTGGGACGACCTCACCGGCAACGCGATCACCCGCGTCGCCCAGGAGGCGCTGGCACAAACCTTCGCGGACAATCCGCCGATGTTCATGGCGCGCACCCCGCACGGGCATGGGGACGTGGCGGTGATCCGCCGCGAGGTCGAGGCGGCGGGCTTCGCGGCGCCCACCATCGAGACGCTGGATCTTGTCGGCTACGCCGAGTCCGCCGAGGCCGCGGCCACCGGCATCTGCCAAGGCACGCCGCTGCGCGGCGAGCTGGAGGCCCGCGGCGGCGCCGAGGCCCTGGAGCGCGCCACCGAAGCGGTCGCCGTGCGCCTGCGCGAGCGCTTCGGGACAGGCCCGATCGACGGAGCCCTGCGCGCGCACCTGATCACGGCGCGGCGCTGA
- a CDS encoding PaaI family thioesterase — MDGGDEDVNYTSRLKEVTEGEWAGWSFYPGGDPFEDLAGPFYWRRDEEGTLRCAFRAEKKHMNGGMFMHGGCVMTFADFCLFVIAREELKDSHAVTATFNGEFVGTANIGDLVECTGEVVKGGRSMVFVRGIIANASKGGEPMMSFSAVLKKRGPRS, encoded by the coding sequence ATGGACGGCGGCGACGAGGACGTGAACTACACCTCCCGGCTGAAGGAGGTGACCGAGGGCGAGTGGGCCGGGTGGTCCTTCTATCCGGGCGGCGACCCCTTCGAGGACCTCGCCGGGCCGTTCTACTGGCGCCGTGACGAGGAAGGGACGCTGCGCTGCGCCTTCCGCGCCGAGAAGAAGCACATGAACGGCGGCATGTTCATGCACGGCGGCTGCGTGATGACCTTCGCCGATTTCTGCCTGTTCGTGATCGCCCGCGAGGAGCTGAAGGACAGCCACGCCGTCACCGCCACCTTCAACGGCGAGTTCGTCGGCACGGCCAACATCGGCGACCTCGTGGAATGCACCGGCGAGGTGGTGAAGGGCGGCCGCAGCATGGTCTTCGTGCGCGGCATCATCGCCAACGCCTCGAAGGGCGGCGAGCCGATGATGAGCTTCTCGGCCGTGCTCAAGAAGCGCGGCCCGCGCAGCTAG
- a CDS encoding acyl-CoA dehydrogenase family protein, with amino-acid sequence MALDAETREQLIETVRRFVTERLRPLEAQVAEHDAVPDDVVEEMKALGLFGLSIPAEFGGLDLSMEEECLVGFELGRTSPAFRSTFGTNVGIGSQGLVMFGTPEQKRKYLPGIASGEIITSFALTEPEAGSDSANVQTRAILDGDHYVLNGSKRFITNANKAHLFTVMARTDPSKPGAGGVSAFLVERDLKGLTVGRPEKKMGQQGAHICEVFFDNVRVPVENRLGREGEGFKVAMQVLDRGRLHISAVCIGVAERLIADSVAYASERKQFGQPISSFQLIQGMIADSKTEAMAAKALTLESARKRDAGQSVTLEAAAAKYFASEMVGRVADRAVQIFGGAGYVADHGIERFYRDVRIFRIYEGTSQVQQVVIARETLKRGG; translated from the coding sequence ATGGCGCTCGACGCCGAGACCCGCGAACAGCTGATCGAGACCGTCCGCCGGTTCGTCACCGAGCGCCTGCGCCCGCTTGAGGCGCAGGTCGCCGAGCACGACGCGGTGCCGGACGACGTGGTCGAGGAGATGAAGGCGCTCGGCCTCTTCGGGCTCTCGATCCCGGCCGAATTCGGCGGCCTGGACCTGTCGATGGAAGAGGAATGCCTGGTCGGCTTCGAGCTCGGCCGCACGAGCCCGGCGTTCCGCTCGACCTTCGGCACCAACGTCGGCATTGGCAGCCAGGGCCTCGTCATGTTCGGCACGCCCGAGCAGAAGCGGAAGTACCTGCCGGGCATCGCCTCCGGCGAGATCATCACCTCCTTCGCGCTCACCGAGCCGGAGGCGGGGTCCGACAGCGCCAACGTGCAGACCCGCGCCATCCTGGACGGCGACCACTATGTCCTGAACGGCTCCAAGCGGTTCATCACCAACGCCAACAAGGCCCACCTCTTCACGGTGATGGCGCGGACGGATCCGTCCAAGCCCGGCGCCGGTGGCGTCTCGGCCTTCCTGGTGGAGCGCGACCTGAAGGGCCTGACCGTCGGCCGACCCGAGAAGAAGATGGGCCAGCAGGGCGCCCACATCTGCGAGGTGTTCTTCGACAACGTCCGCGTGCCGGTGGAAAACCGCCTCGGCCGTGAAGGGGAGGGCTTCAAGGTGGCCATGCAGGTGCTCGACCGCGGCCGCCTGCACATCTCGGCGGTGTGCATCGGGGTGGCGGAGCGGCTGATCGCCGACAGCGTCGCCTACGCCTCGGAGCGCAAGCAGTTCGGCCAGCCGATTTCGAGCTTCCAGCTCATCCAGGGGATGATCGCCGACTCCAAGACCGAGGCCATGGCGGCCAAGGCCCTCACCCTGGAGAGCGCCCGCAAGCGCGACGCCGGCCAGAGCGTGACCCTCGAGGCCGCCGCGGCCAAGTACTTTGCCTCCGAGATGGTCGGCCGGGTCGCCGACCGCGCGGTGCAGATCTTCGGCGGCGCCGGCTATGTGGCCGACCACGGCATCGAGCGCTTCTACCGCGACGTGCGGATCTTCCGCATCTACGAGGGCACCAGCCAGGTCCAGCAGGTGGTCATCGCCCGCGAAACCCTGAAGCGGGGCGGCTGA
- a CDS encoding DUF3253 domain-containing protein, with product MSEAPEDKTPVNARIETAILELLGKAGPGKSISPEEVARAVEPEAWRRQLSHVRGTAVALAREGRLVILRHNKPADPDDFKGVWRMRLPEA from the coding sequence ATGAGCGAGGCGCCGGAAGACAAGACACCGGTCAACGCCAGGATCGAGACCGCGATCCTCGAACTTCTCGGCAAGGCGGGGCCTGGCAAGTCGATTTCGCCGGAAGAGGTCGCCCGGGCGGTTGAACCTGAGGCGTGGCGTCGCCAACTCTCCCATGTCCGCGGCACGGCGGTGGCCCTGGCCCGCGAGGGACGGCTGGTCATCCTGCGTCACAACAAGCCGGCGGATCCGGACGATTTCAAAGGTGTCTGGCGGATGCGTCTGCCGGAAGCCTGA
- a CDS encoding glutathione S-transferase family protein, translating to MIIYGSSMSPFVRKTMVFAIEKGIEFELVQAFGPNGPPEFKAASPFGKIPALKDGDFTLADSTAIITYFDALKPEPNLIPTEPKARAKAIWYEEFADTIVGACVGKVFFNRIVAPRFMGRPGDLAAADEAQAVEFPKLADYLESVVPASGYLVEDRITLADLAVASPFANLEHAGCAIDAKTHPKAAAYLAGILARPSFAKIIAAEKQALAAMAKREPA from the coding sequence ATGATCATCTATGGCAGCTCGATGTCGCCGTTCGTGCGCAAGACCATGGTCTTCGCCATCGAGAAGGGGATCGAGTTCGAACTGGTCCAGGCGTTCGGTCCGAACGGCCCCCCCGAGTTCAAGGCGGCGAGCCCGTTCGGCAAGATCCCGGCCTTGAAGGACGGCGACTTCACCCTCGCCGACTCCACCGCGATCATCACCTATTTCGACGCCCTGAAGCCCGAGCCGAACCTGATCCCGACCGAGCCCAAGGCCCGGGCGAAGGCGATCTGGTACGAGGAGTTCGCGGACACCATCGTCGGCGCCTGCGTGGGCAAGGTGTTCTTCAACCGCATCGTCGCGCCCCGCTTCATGGGCCGCCCCGGCGACCTGGCCGCGGCCGACGAGGCCCAGGCCGTCGAGTTCCCCAAGCTCGCCGATTACCTGGAGAGCGTCGTCCCCGCCTCGGGCTACCTGGTGGAGGACCGGATCACCCTGGCGGACCTGGCCGTGGCGAGCCCCTTCGCCAACCTCGAGCACGCCGGCTGCGCCATCGACGCCAAGACCCACCCGAAGGCCGCGGCCTATCTGGCGGGGATCCTCGCCCGGCCGTCGTTCGCCAAGATCATCGCCGCCGAGAAGCAGGCCCTGGCCGCCATGGCCAAACGGGAGCCGGCCTAA
- a CDS encoding uracil-DNA glycosylase family protein translates to MALARLLDEIAACRACAGDFPHAPRPVVRVSPETRILIAGQAPGRRVHESGLPFDDPSGDRLRGWMGLDRATFYGDDRVGVAAMAFCFPGTNPTGGDYPPPRRCAELWRERLMAELPNVELTLLVGSYAQAWALKTRRPLGETVRDWRAYLPEALVLPHPSWRNTAWLKRNPWFEAEVTPYLQERVQEILTADR, encoded by the coding sequence TTGGCCCTCGCCCGACTTCTCGACGAGATCGCCGCCTGCCGGGCCTGCGCCGGGGACTTCCCCCATGCGCCGCGCCCGGTGGTGCGGGTCTCGCCTGAAACCAGGATCCTGATCGCCGGCCAGGCGCCGGGGCGGCGGGTGCACGAGAGCGGCCTGCCGTTCGACGACCCGTCCGGCGACCGGTTGCGCGGCTGGATGGGCCTCGACCGCGCGACTTTCTACGGCGACGACCGCGTCGGCGTGGCGGCCATGGCCTTCTGCTTCCCGGGCACCAACCCCACGGGCGGCGACTATCCGCCGCCGCGGCGCTGCGCCGAGCTCTGGCGCGAACGGCTGATGGCCGAGCTGCCGAACGTCGAGCTGACCCTGCTGGTCGGCTCCTACGCCCAGGCCTGGGCGCTGAAGACCCGCCGCCCGCTCGGGGAGACGGTGCGCGACTGGCGCGCCTACCTGCCTGAGGCCTTGGTGCTGCCGCATCCCTCGTGGCGCAATACCGCCTGGCTGAAGCGAAACCCCTGGTTCGAGGCCGAGGTTACGCCCTATCTGCAGGAGCGGGTGCAAGAGATCCTGACCGCCGACCGATGA
- a CDS encoding alpha/beta fold hydrolase produces the protein MKRLLVLAFALMVSACTPLVVQQPLSPPTAFAGPRLEEDAVVSFDGARLGLKHWDTAGEPWAVIVGVHGMNDYSNAFHMAAPWWAEQGIATYAYDQRGFGRSPGRGIWAGEELMVQDLRTVTSLVRQRFPHALIAVAGESMGGAVAIEAFASSDPPAADRLILLSPAVWGWREQPLPNKTLLWLAANFTAGKVYEPPRWLTSKIKPTDNRAELIAMGRDPLMIWGARSDTLYGLVSLMGYAADDVGRIQAPTFYLHGIHDEIIPKKAARRAAAELKASDRSAEYAHGYHLLMRDLEGPAVWADVAAFLKDPKADLPSGAPPIPGSPARGARTQTAASASGL, from the coding sequence ATGAAGCGCCTTCTCGTCCTCGCCTTCGCCCTGATGGTCTCGGCCTGCACGCCGCTCGTCGTGCAGCAGCCGCTCAGTCCGCCCACCGCCTTCGCCGGGCCGCGGCTGGAGGAGGACGCCGTCGTCAGCTTCGACGGCGCGCGCCTGGGGCTGAAGCACTGGGACACGGCGGGCGAGCCGTGGGCGGTGATCGTCGGCGTGCACGGCATGAACGACTATTCCAACGCCTTCCACATGGCCGCGCCCTGGTGGGCGGAGCAGGGGATCGCGACCTACGCCTACGACCAGCGCGGTTTCGGGCGCTCTCCGGGGCGGGGCATCTGGGCCGGCGAGGAGCTGATGGTGCAGGACCTGCGCACCGTGACCAGCCTCGTGCGCCAGCGCTTCCCGCACGCCCTCATCGCCGTGGCCGGCGAGAGCATGGGCGGGGCGGTCGCCATCGAGGCGTTCGCCAGTTCGGACCCGCCGGCCGCCGACCGCCTGATCCTGCTCTCCCCGGCGGTCTGGGGCTGGCGCGAGCAGCCGCTGCCCAACAAGACGCTCCTATGGCTGGCCGCCAACTTCACCGCCGGCAAGGTCTATGAGCCGCCGCGCTGGCTGACCTCGAAGATCAAGCCGACCGACAACCGGGCCGAGCTGATCGCCATGGGCCGCGACCCGCTGATGATCTGGGGCGCGCGCTCGGACACCCTCTATGGGCTGGTGTCGCTGATGGGGTATGCGGCGGACGACGTGGGCCGCATTCAGGCCCCGACCTTCTACCTGCACGGGATCCACGACGAGATCATCCCGAAGAAGGCCGCCCGCCGCGCCGCGGCCGAACTGAAGGCCAGCGACCGCTCGGCCGAGTACGCCCACGGCTATCACCTGCTGATGCGCGACCTCGAGGGCCCGGCGGTCTGGGCCGACGTGGCCGCCTTCCTCAAGGATCCGAAGGCGGACCTGCCGTCGGGCGCGCCGCCGATCCCGGGCTCGCCGGCCCGGGGCGCCAGGACGCAGACGGCGGCGAGCGCCTCGGGGTTGTGA
- a CDS encoding Glu/Leu/Phe/Val dehydrogenase dimerization domain-containing protein yields the protein MTLFDSPAFEGHEGVHEFSDEKTGLRAIVAIHSTARGPAAGGCRMWPYADSEAALTDALRLSRAMSFKNAMADLDLGGGKAVIIGDSRTQKTPGLFEAFGACVEQLGGRYWTAEDVGVSPTDLMHARKRTRYVAGLEGHAAASGDPSPVTAEGVFRGVQLCVRRALGRELDGVTVALQGVGHVGGYLADKLTAAGAKLIVTDVNAEQLHAVAERTGAEVVAPGAIFDAECDVFAPCALGGAINESTLPRIKAKVIAGAANNQLADAEAGRAVFQRGMLYAPDYVINGGGIINVAAEIRALEAGGAFDPAWVDAKLDRLMLTLEEVLDRAKAENRPTNEVANEIAQARITIAAEKKAAA from the coding sequence ATGACCTTGTTCGATTCCCCGGCCTTCGAGGGACATGAAGGCGTCCACGAGTTCTCCGACGAAAAAACCGGCCTTAGGGCGATCGTCGCGATCCATTCGACCGCCAGGGGCCCCGCCGCCGGCGGCTGCCGGATGTGGCCCTACGCCGACTCCGAGGCGGCCCTGACCGACGCGCTGCGCCTGTCGCGGGCGATGAGCTTCAAGAACGCCATGGCCGACCTCGACCTCGGCGGCGGCAAGGCGGTGATCATCGGCGATTCCCGCACCCAGAAGACGCCGGGCCTGTTCGAGGCCTTCGGGGCCTGCGTCGAGCAGCTCGGCGGCCGTTACTGGACCGCCGAGGACGTCGGCGTCTCGCCGACCGACCTCATGCACGCGCGCAAGCGGACCCGCTACGTGGCCGGGCTGGAGGGCCATGCGGCGGCATCGGGCGATCCCTCGCCGGTGACGGCCGAGGGCGTATTCCGGGGCGTGCAGCTCTGCGTGCGCCGGGCGCTCGGCCGCGAGCTCGACGGGGTCACCGTGGCCCTGCAGGGGGTCGGCCATGTGGGCGGCTACCTGGCCGACAAGCTCACCGCGGCGGGCGCCAAGCTGATCGTCACCGACGTCAACGCTGAGCAGCTGCACGCCGTGGCGGAGCGGACCGGCGCCGAGGTGGTGGCGCCGGGGGCCATCTTCGATGCGGAATGCGACGTCTTCGCGCCGTGCGCCCTGGGCGGGGCGATCAACGAGAGCACCCTGCCGCGGATCAAGGCGAAGGTGATCGCCGGCGCCGCCAACAATCAGCTCGCCGACGCCGAGGCCGGACGGGCGGTCTTCCAGCGCGGCATGCTCTACGCGCCGGACTATGTGATCAACGGCGGCGGCATCATCAACGTCGCGGCCGAGATCCGCGCCCTGGAGGCCGGCGGCGCCTTCGACCCGGCCTGGGTCGACGCCAAGCTCGACCGCCTGATGCTGACGCTGGAGGAGGTCCTCGACCGCGCAAAGGCCGAGAACCGTCCCACCAACGAAGTCGCGAACGAGATCGCGCAGGCCCGCATCACCATCGCCGCCGAGAAGAAGGCGGCGGCTTAG
- a CDS encoding GNAT family N-acetyltransferase has product MTFETPLPPTPTLTTERLILRPMREADIPAIQREFPHWEVVRHLLAKVPWPYPEDGAATNVRESLEKRARGEQFYWAITLKGGDDALIGRVDLRPDAGDREMRGFWLAREYWGRGLMTEAADAVTAYAFEDLAWPYIYVTNAAPNAGSHRIKEKQGFELIEVIDGEFVEGRLPREVWILTREAWLGRRG; this is encoded by the coding sequence ATGACGTTCGAAACACCCCTGCCCCCGACGCCCACCCTGACGACCGAGCGGCTGATCCTTCGGCCGATGCGCGAGGCGGACATCCCCGCCATCCAGCGCGAGTTCCCGCACTGGGAGGTCGTGCGCCACTTGCTCGCCAAGGTGCCCTGGCCCTACCCGGAGGACGGCGCGGCGACCAACGTCCGCGAGAGCCTGGAGAAGCGCGCCCGCGGCGAGCAGTTCTACTGGGCCATCACCCTGAAGGGCGGCGACGACGCGCTGATCGGCCGGGTCGACCTGCGGCCGGATGCCGGCGACCGCGAGATGCGGGGCTTCTGGCTGGCGCGCGAGTACTGGGGCCGGGGCCTGATGACCGAGGCGGCGGACGCCGTCACCGCCTATGCGTTCGAAGACCTCGCCTGGCCCTACATCTATGTCACCAACGCGGCGCCGAACGCCGGCTCGCACCGGATCAAGGAGAAGCAGGGCTTCGAACTCATCGAGGTGATCGATGGCGAGTTCGTCGAAGGCCGACTGCCCCGCGAAGTCTGGATCTTGACCCGCGAGGCCTGGCTGGGGCGGCGGGGCTAA